The genomic stretch tctctccaacattgggatttgaactcaggactttgtgcttgcttgctaggcagatgcactactgcttgagccatgcctccagcccttcacCTCTGGTTTTTGAAGTGTTTCTGTGGAGTTGTCTGGCCTTGTGTCTGGGCTGTGAACCTGTCTGCCATCCCCTGGCCAGTGTGGGAGGGGCAGACGTTCACTTTTTTCCACTTGTTTTGCTTCAGGTTTTGCTGGGTAGTTTTGCTGCCCATTCTTTACTATAGCTAGAAGAAATTCCTTCTCATTATTCCTTTAAGCTTGGCATTTTTCCTATGAGGTGAATTTTGAGTCACCCATATCCTTTAGGAACCTGCCATGTCTTGACTGCAGTGTTGAATTTCTAGATTAATTGGGGCCAGAGGCACAGAGTGGAGGGGCTGAGTCAGCAGAGGAGGCCTGCAGCTGCTACACCCAGTGTGTGCAGACACATAGTGTGCAGGCAGATAGTATGTACAAACTGCCCACCTGAGGACAGAGACAAGAGAAGCTCCACATCCTGCAAACCTTTTCATTGTTCCAGGGCCAGGTGATTTGTCAGCCTGAGGGAGGGCTATTGCCCCTTGGCCTGGGGTGCTGTTGGGCTCAGTGGTGGGCTCCTGAGTATCTGTCCATTCTTCTGAGTGTAGGGGGCCTCAGAACAATGACATGACCTTAAACTCCTGACCCTTGGACTGTGCTTTCTTGCCTTTCAGATCGTGTTCAACGTGGAACCCCCCAACAGCAGCCTTGGCTCCATGGTGGGGCCAGGGGTCTCACAGTCCTATAAGGTGGGACCTGCCTCCAGGATGTGGACAAGGCTGGAGGTCTTGCAGACATGTGGAGTTGGGCTTTCTCTAGGACCCGGAGCCTAGAGAAAGCCTTATGACACCTGTACACTAACCCCTTCAGGTGCACATACACCCTGACACCAGCCACCGGAGGGCTGCTCAGCAATCAGACGCCTGGAGTGCCACTGCATCTAGAAAACCAGGTACAGGCCTGGGGCTGACATGCTCCTGCCCTACATTAGTGCCCACCCAGTGCTGCTGTGCTGAATATACCTGTGGCTCCTTGATTGCATTCTGAAAATCAGAATCCTCAAAGGAGGCCCTAGGTACTGTTACCTACCCAGAGCCACCATGTGGGGCAGCAGTAGAGCCAGGACCCATTGAGGCCTCATCACCCTACAAGACACACTCATTTCGGCTGAGGCAGGTCAGCACTCAGCTCTGCTTTATCCAACCAGTGCCATGACTGGGCCTTCCAAACTCTCATGGCCAGCATGagcaggtcccttgacctgactgggagcgactggggattaagaaaaaaacaaagacagacacagagaagagCTGGGGTCGGATGGGTCCAGtactcctgatgagagatgccaGTGACCTCCTCTGCCTCCAAGCACgtttatttatacagcatgtgTGGTAAAGGGGGAGTGAAATGCAGGTcaagttctcatgggtccagttgTGTAGGCGGCAGGAACAGAGCAGTTGTGGTATGTTACTTACTACAGACTATCCTGACTAGGTCAGcgtgtcctgtttttcttgcaaggcagccttgctgaaccttgcctccccttggctgggtccatgcctatcagccaagaggcccttgACATAGCCGTGCTCATGCCAAGGTTacttccactgcctcagtctcccctcttgcaaggcagccttgctgaatcTTGCTCACTTTGGGaccttgccttctcagcacaaaggacCTTGACACGGCCTTGCTCCTGTCAAGGTCTCTTCTCAGTCTGTGTAGTTACTGGTGTCCCACACAAACCTTGTCTCACACTGCCGGGAGAGCATCCCCAGGTCACAGGATCATGTGTGAAGGGTAGGCTGCTGACCCTGTTGCCCGCAGCGAGCTGACCTTGAGTCTCTGCCTTTCACCAGCCTTCTATGCTTCAGCTGCTGCTTGGTGTCTTAGAGCCTGTGCCAGTGCCACTGGGGCACCTATGCAGGTGGGGCCTGGATGCCTGGATACCAGGGCTGGTATCTACAGCACTGAGCTTTTGGATGCATCTGGCAGTGAGTCTGGCTCATGGCAATCACTCACTCAGGAGGCACTCGGCCCACACATCAATTGTAATTAGCTGGGTGTAGCCCTGCTCTGGTGCCACATCTCTTGGATTCTGCAGGAAATCCTTGCCTCTGAGCTTCTGTTCATGCCCTATCCTCTTTGGTCTGCTATCTAATTCCCAAGTCACAGCTTCAGTAGAAGCAGTGAGTTGAACCTGTGTGGTGTAGTTTGAGTCTGCCTGGCCTAGGGGAAGAAAAGGCTAGAAGTGGGGCACAGTCAGCAGGAAGTATCCATCCCGAGTGTGGGGTCAGCATGGGCCATTGGTGCATGGGAGGCTTGTAGGATGCTCAGGTACTGAGGGGCCAAATAGGGTGTGGGTCATAGCTCTGAAATCATGTGACTTCTTAGAAGTAGCCCTTCCTAGTGGGGTGTTACAGGAAATTAGCTCATTGAGGTGGCCTGCTTTTGAGGCACCCAGTTTGTCTCAGGATGGAAAGGTTTCTTGGCTGGGAAggaagttttgccttttctaggaAAATTGCCCTCTTCCCTGCCTGACCTTGCCTTTAGTGACTTTAAAGTTGTTCTACTAATGTTTTAATTTCTGGAACTTCTAGAGACCAGGGGGAATGAGCAGGAAGCAGCCTGCTGTTTTCCAGACAGTTAAGGACTGCTAGGAACGCCACTTCCATTTGAACCACTAAACCCATGGTCTTGCTTGTCACTGACATGACTGCAGTCTGAGAACTTGCTCCCTCATTTGCAGTTGTGCTTAGAATGTTGGCAGGTTGTACTCTACTTCCTTCCTGTGTGCTTTTGGCAGAGTGGCTCCGGGCCCAGCACCACATGTCACAGTTTCTATAGATGTTTGGGGTTGGAGCCTGCTGACCTCTCTTGAGGTGTCCCCCTGCATCCACCTGGGCCTGCCTTCTACTCCCTGAGCCCCTAAGGGAGGAGCCAGCCTGCAGGTTGAGCCCAGGACGGGTCTTTTATCTTGTGCACCCTGGGCCTGTGGGTGGGGAAGATGGTAGACACTGGACCTCCCAGTCCTGTCCTCATACACTGCTTTCCCACAGGGAAGGTGCTGAGCTACTGGTGCTTCAGCCCTGGCCACAGCATGCGCGAGCTAGTCCACCAGGGTGTCCGAACCCTGATCCTCACCAGTGGCACGTTGGCCCCGCTGTCTTCCTTCGCCCTAGAGATGCAAATGTATGGGTCACCACTGGCCATAGGCCACAACCCTGGGAACagagtggagatggggaggaggtTCTGCCCTGGGCTCCAGGGATCCCTGTGGACCAGGGTGCTTGGAATCCCAGACCTCAGTGGCCACCCACTGTTTTCTTCCTCTGGCCACACCCAGCCCCTTCCCAGTCTGCCTGGAGAACCCACACGTCATTGACAGGCACCAGCTCTGGGTCGGGGTTATCCCCAGAGGCCCTGATGGAGCCCAGCTGAGCTCTGCGTTTGACAAACGGTATGAATTCTTGGTTTCTGGGCCTCACTTTCTCATGTGGGGGAGGTGGTAGGGTCTGGGAGTCTTAAGACAGTGACCTCCCTGATTCTGTGCAGGTTTTCTGAGGAGTGTCTGTCCTCCCTGGGGAAGGCTCTGGGTAAGTGCTGGTCCACTAAGGAGCCCGCATCCCTCAGGAAGCCCGTGCCCCACCAGTGGGCCTCCTACCCCATTCCGAGGTATCTTGGGTGCCAACACATTCAGCCCCTACTCCTCAGAGCCACTCAGGCCTCTACAGACCTCCAGGCCCTGCATTGACCACAGCACTGTCCTTCTAGGCAATATTGCCCGTGTGGTGCCCCATGGGCTCCTggtcttcttcccttcctatccTGTCATGGAGAAGAGCCTAGAGTTCTGGAAGGTGTGAACCCTCCGCATGTTCTCCTGGGGAGAAGGGGGTCcctaaaatggccaaaaatctGGGCAAGGTGGGTGGGCAGAGCCAGGGTATAGCTGCAGCTCCCACCTGCCCATTTGATGGGTGGAAGGGCTGCCCATTTACGTCCTATCctgttctcttcctctcccaggCCCGAGACTTGGCAAAGAAGGTGGAGGCTCTGAAGCCTCTGTTTGTGGAGCCCAGGAGCAAAGGCAGCTTCGCAGAGGTCCGTGCCTGGGTGGGGCCCTGAGTCTGCTGGAGCCCTGCCTCCACTATCCTTGGAGGCCCTGGGCTAGCCACTGTTTGACCAGAAGCTCTGGCTGGCTCCAAGCTTCCTCTTCAGGGGCCTGTGCTTCCTTCCTGGCCCTGGGTGTGTCACCTTTAGAAAGCTCTGACATGGTGATGAGGGCAGCTGACCCTTATGTCCGAGTGAGGTCGTCAGCCACTCTAACTCTGGGGTTCCCTGTGTTTTCTGGGAAATACTGGGTAGGCTCTGGGTGCTGGGTGTGGGTCAGCTGGGAATTGGGTCATGAAGGTGCTTCCAGAACCCTGCTGTCCCACTCAGCTGGGATGATCCGCATCTGTGAGGATGAGGTTCTGGGGTCTTACTTGACAGCAGTGCTGGGCTCAGATCTCCTGACCAGCCTCTCCGTCTAGGTCATTGATGCATACTACCAGCAGATCGCCTCCCCAGGCTCCAGTGGAGCCACCTTCCTAGCAGTATGCCGAGGCAAGGTGAGACCTCTGCAAGTCATCTTCCTCTGCCTGGCTGCCTGTTTCTTTGAGGGGGCCGAGGCGAGGGGCAGGCACCTGTCTTTCCCTTTGGGCCCCATGTCCAGCCAACAAATTAGGAGGGAGTGGTGACAGGGTCCCTGCAGGGCACTGGAGCCATTGAGACCAATTCACAGGATAAGAGTAGGCAAGAGGCAGGGGGTTCTGGGTATGGCAGAGTTGGGCCTAGCTGGGGTCTGAACCAAGGGTGGAGCTTCCTCTTGCCACTACTCACACCTAGGAGAAGTGGATTTGAGGACTGGGGCATGGGCAGACCCTAGGGAGGAGCCCCAAGCTTGGGCGGAATCAAACAGCTCCTGGGCCTATCTATCCCCTAGGCCAGTGAGGGGCTGGACTTCTCAGACGTGAATGGCCGTGGAGTAGTTGTCACGGGTCTCCCATACCCCCCGCGTATGGACCCCCGGGTGGTCCTTAAGATGCAGTTCCTGGATGAGATGAGGAACCAGAGTGGGACTGGAGGGCAGGTGAGACCACAGTGCTGGAGCTGGGGGGCAAGGAGCTCCAGTGAACAAGGATCTTTATGACCGAGCCCCCTTGCCCCTGCAGTTCCTCTCTGGGCACGAGTGGTACCGGCAGCAGGCCTCCAGGGCTGTGAACCAGGCCATTGGGCGGGTCATCCGACACCGCCATGACTATGGCGCCGTTTTCTTGTGTGACCACAGGTACAGGCGGCACTCTACCTGGCCATCCCCATCTCCTTCTGGTCTGAGGCCCTTTCTAGATCCTAGACCCTCCTTTACACAAGACCTCCAGCAGTCTCTCTGACTCTGCTGGCAGACACTGATCCTTCAGAGTGGAACCTGAGCCTGTCAAGTGGGCTGTAGAACAGGAGTTGCCCTCAGACCTTTTGGCAGAGGACTCTGAGGCTAATGGCCACACAATCCTCAGGTTCACCTATGCTGATGCCAGAGCCCAGCTGCCCTCCTGGGTGCGCCCGTACCTCAAAGTGTATGACAACTTTGGCCCTGTCATCCGAGATGTGGCCCAGTTCTTTCGTGTTGCCCAGAAAACTGTGAGCTCCCAAATAACCCAGCTTGTTATGCCCACGCCCTACCCAGGAGGGAATGGGGTCCTTTCTTGGAGGAACCATTGAAGCAGTCTCACTTATCATTCTGCAGATACCTGCACCGCCTCCCCGGGCTGTGGCCCCAGGTGTGCATAAAGGAGAAGCTGCTGTCAGGGTGACCACCTTGCCTACCTCCCTTCTCAACACCAGGAAAGCCACAAGCCTGGATGTGCATGTGCCCAGCCTGAAGCAGAGGACCACAGGTGTGTGAGGCCAGGTGTGGGGCCATGCAGGGCAGAGCCAGCAGCCTTGCTCCCAGTGAACTTTGCTGCCATACCATGTTCCTACAGGATCACCAGCCAACAGAGACCCCGAGAGCAGCCTGTATGTAGAATATGAGCAGGAGCTGGTCCCTGCCCAGCAGAGACCGATGGGACTGCTGGCCGCCTTGGAGCACAGCGAGCAGAGGGCTGGGATGCCTGGGGATGAAGCCTGTTCTAGGGAAGAGGAGGTGCGGGTCAGGGAGAGGGGTGCCTGAGCACGGACAGAGACCCTGGGGTACCTGAGACTGGCTTCGGTTCTGCCCATCTGACCTTAAGCAAATGGGGGATTTCATCATCTCTGGCTATGCTATATGCCCTCAGTCCCAGGCTGCTGGCTCCCAGGCAGAGGTGCTCCCTAGACCACAGATGCtgttccccccaccaccactggcAGATCATGCTGGCACAGCCTACCCAGGATCTGGCACTTGCTGCCGCCTGCTAGGAGGGCTGGGCTGCTGGTGGAACCCAAGTTCCTTCTCCCCTGAGGCCTTTACCCAAAAGCACATAATTTCCTAGGCCTGGCTTAGAGCTCCCTCCCTGCTTTCGGCTTCTTCCTAGAAGCCATTCCTTTCTGCCCTCCGTCCCTATACTGCAGGTGAATTCTAGGCACTGGCAGTCTGCAGTTCTCATAAAACTCTCCTTGTGGCTGTTCTCGCCATCACTTGGAGAACACAAGGGCCAGTGGCACGACACATGAAAGGAGCTAAATTGTAGCACTGCCACTAGGGCTCAGGCATGACACCCTTTCTCTCAGGACCTCTTCTGGCCAGTCAGGTCCTAGAAACTAGGAGGATGTCGCACATGGTGTTTGGAGTCCTCAAGGTTTGGGTTGGGAACACAGTTGTGTCTTCCTCAGGTACCTGGTTGCTCCACCCTGTCCCTCCGGTGTGAGAAGAGGCTGGCCAGTGagcagagagcaggaaggaggaaggtcAGGCTGGTCAGCTGCCTGGTATGTGAGCCATCTCTGCAGTGATGCTGGCTGCTCATGAGCATGGCTGGGAATCTGACCCTTGTTACCTGTGACTCCCAACCAGGCAGGGCTGTGGCCAGACTCCTGGATAGCTCCACTGTTGAGCCCCAGGGAGTCTAAATTTATGGTTCATCTTGTGGGCAGCCTAAGAGACCCTTCcccagctgggtgctgatggcttattatgcctgtaatctggaggcagagatcagtaagatcacgattcaatattttgaaaaagccCAATACAAAACAtgtctggcggagtggctcaagtggtagagcacctgcctagcaagtgtgaggccctgagttcaaacctcagtactgcaaaaaaagaaatgaataaaagacCCATTCCCCTTCCATGTGGGATCTGGCCCAGCCCTTGGACACGTTTGGTTTGGGGCCTGCAGCCACCATGGCTCTCCCCTGGCCATAGTTGGTAGTGTGGCTCCGCTCTGACTTTTCCTGAGTACAGATGCTGACACAGAGGTGCAGTGTGTTCCCAGACTCAGTGAAAGCAATTGAATTATACCCTGAGCCAGGATGCCCCTTGTGTACTGGAAAGCCCCAAGTGTGGCTGCTTTTATCCATGTTCCTCAGCTTCTGGGAAGTACCAGGAGTGCCCAGGGAGGGCTAGTACCATCAGCCTGACTGCTAAGGGGCCTGGGCCTGCCGAGGGCTGGGGCATAGCAGGGAGGAGGTGCCTGGGCTATCCCTGCCTTGGTTTTTACAGGTCCTTGTGGGCCTGAGATCTGTAGAAGCGGGATGCAGCCTGTCCTTTGTTGTGAGCTACCCATCTTTGGAACTCAACTACAGCTGAAGTGGGGCAGGGagttgtggggggggggtggtccaGAGAGGCATATGTGACTTCCCCAGAGGCCTCTGTTAACTGCCTTTAGTGTGACTTCAGACAGGCTTGGGAGTCAGCCCACCTAGCACTGGAGCTTGCTTCTCCAGTTGCCCTCCTTGCCCTAGCAGTAGGTTCACTGGCAGTAGCCCTCATGGTAACACACTGTCCCAGGGGCAGAAGGGTTGGGGCTGGCCCTCATGGGGGTCTCACCCCATCCCATCCATTCCCTGTTGATCTGTGTCTAGCAGGAAGAGCCAGCAGCTAGTGCACAGGCAGGCAGAGCCAAGCTGTTCATGGTGACCGTGAAGCAGGCACTGAGCCAAGTCAGCTTTGACACCTTTACCCGGGCCCTGCAAGACTACAAGAGTTCTGATGACTTTGAAGCCCTGGTGGCCTGCCTCAGCCGCCTTTTTGCTGAAGACCCTAAGAAGCACACCCTACTCCAAGGTGCCCTGGCCTGCAGAGGCCTCCTGCCATGAACGTGGTACCATAGCTGTAGGGGAAGTAGAGCTACCACAAGGGCCAGGCAGGACTACTAAGGCCTAAGGGTGTTCTTGCTTCCTAGAGAATGGGCCTAGTGGGTGACCCACAGTCTCCAGAGCTCCCAGACCAGTGGTCACAGTGCATGGAGCCACCAGGCTGACATGACCTTCCCACAGGCTTTTACCAGTTTGTGCGACCCCACCACAAACAGCAGTTTGAGGACATCTGCTTCCAGCTAACAGGCCAAGGTTGTGGCTACCAGCCAGAGCACAGCCTTCCCCATGGACAACGAGCACAGCCAGCTCTGGACCCCACTGGTGAGCAGGACTTCAGGCAGAACCCTCAACTTTAGATCCAGGGGCAGGTGGCCCTGGAGTGGTCAGGATGGGCATCCCTGTGCTCTTGCTTGGCCTAGTCATCCTGCTCCTTTTGGGGGGGACTGACAGAAGCACCATAGCACAACACCTCTTTTGGGGTGAGGCCTGCCCCCCATGGTCCCAGATGCCACAGCCTTCTATCTGAACAGCTGAGCAGCCCCTCCAGAGAGGTGGCACCTGCTCCTATGCCTGCTGAGGAGCAGCCCAGGGTTCCCCAGAGCCAACTCTCTCAGAGGGGTTTCAGCTGCCTGGGGAGACCTGCCCTCTGGGATTGGTGTCCAATGATGAGTCTGGTGCCTGCAGCCATGACTCTGAGCTCCCAAGCAGGACTTACCTGGTCCTCCCAGCAGGATGACCAGCTTTGTGTGACATGCTTCAGCTTCTCTAGATGCCTCTCCCTGGTTTAAGAAGGCCTGATCTTCCCCTGACAGGCCTACCTCCTGCCTTGGGGACTGTTCTGGGCCATGGAGAGCATGTTTCTTCGAGAAGCAGGGAAACTGAACCCAAGCTGACCCTGTCCAAGGGTGTGGCTGAACAATTGGACCCTGGAGAGCACCTGAACCAGGGCAGGCCCCACCTGTCCACCAGGCCAACCCCACCAGGTACCTGGCTCCTGCAGACCCCAGATAGGGCCTGCAGTTCTTGAAGAGGCTCATACTTTATTTGGCCTGAGGGTGGCTTCCAGTTACCAGTGGAGctaaagggtgtgtgtgtggccgGGGTGGTGGggtggcggggcgggggggggtctCCTGAGCTGCTCTTGATTCTGCAATCCCCTCCCAGTTATCCCAAGCAGCTGAAGGACTCTCCAGGAGTTCTGTCTGAGGGGGAAGGGAAAATGTGGGAACTCTCCAGACCCCTGGACCTACAGGGCCTCTCCTGTCTCACCAGGAGACCCTGGCAGCTGTCCACAAGTTGGGTCTGGAGTGAAGCC from Castor canadensis chromosome 5, mCasCan1.hap1v2, whole genome shotgun sequence encodes the following:
- the Rtel1 gene encoding regulator of telomere elongation helicase 1 isoform X2, producing the protein MPKLVLNGVTVDFPFQPYQCQQEYMSKVLECLQKKENGILESPTGTGKTLCLLCSTLAWREHLRDAISARKIAERVQGELFLNQALSSWGNNAAEGDSIACYTDIPKIIYASRTHSQLTQVISELRNTSYRPRICVLGSREQLCIHPEVKKQESNHMQIHLCRKKVASRSCHFYNNVEEKSLEQELATPILDIEDLVRSGSKHKVCPYYLSRNLKQQADIIFMPYNYLLDAKSRRAHNIDLKGTIVIFDEAHNVEKMCEESASFDLTPRDVTSGLEAIDQVLEEQTRVAQQGELHLEFSGDTLSSGLSMELEDIAKLKMILLRLEGAIDAVQLPGNDSGITKPGSFVFELFAEAQITFQTKGCILDSLDQIIQHLAGRTGVFTNTAGLQKLADIIQIVFNVEPPNSSLGSMVGPGVSQSYKVHIHPDTSHRRAAQQSDAWSATASRKPGKVLSYWCFSPGHSMRELVHQGVRTLILTSGTLAPLSSFALEMQIPFPVCLENPHVIDRHQLWVGVIPRGPDGAQLSSAFDKRFSEECLSSLGKALGNIARVVPHGLLVFFPSYPVMEKSLEFWKARDLAKKVEALKPLFVEPRSKGSFAEVIDAYYQQIASPGSSGATFLAVCRGKASEGLDFSDVNGRGVVVTGLPYPPRMDPRVVLKMQFLDEMRNQSGTGGQFLSGHEWYRQQASRAVNQAIGRVIRHRHDYGAVFLCDHRFTYADARAQLPSWVRPYLKVYDNFGPVIRDVAQFFRVAQKTIPAPPPRAVAPGVHKGEAAVRVTTLPTSLLNTRKATSLDVHVPSLKQRTTGSPANRDPESSLYVEYEQELVPAQQRPMGLLAALEHSEQRAGMPGDEACSREEEVPGCSTLSLRCEKRLASEQRAGRRKVRLVSCLEEPAASAQAGRAKLFMVTVKQALSQVSFDTFTRALQDYKSSDDFEALVACLSRLFAEDPKKHTLLQGFYQFVRPHHKQQFEDICFQLTGQGCGYQPEHSLPHGQRAQPALDPTGLPPALGTVLGHGEHVSSRSRETEPKLTLSKGVAEQLDPGEHLNQGRPHLSTRPTPPGDPGSCPQVGSGVKPGQPAVSTYLADVRKALGSTGCSQLLTALRTYKQDDNLDRVLGVLAALTTARPEDFPLLKRFSMFVRPHHKQRFLQTCSDLMGLPATSTGSELPGPQDERPSMPPELALEAPLPGPSQWEKPGKSQTKISSFLRQRPAGSKRAEGTTTGPPHRHKKPEWAGFMCQGCGAEDTVPFQCPSCDFHRCWACWRQHLQASRTCPACHVATRKQSITQIFWLEPQ
- the Rtel1 gene encoding regulator of telomere elongation helicase 1 isoform X6; amino-acid sequence: MPKLVLNGVTVDFPFQPYQCQQEYMSKVLECLQKKENGILESPTGTGKTLCLLCSTLAWREHLRDAISARKIAERVQGELFLNQALSSWGNNAAEGDSIACYTDIPKIIYASRTHSQLTQVISELRNTSYRPRICVLGSREQLCIHPEVKKQESNHMQIHLCRKKVASRSCHFYNNVEEKSLEQELATPILDIEDLVRSGSKHKVCPYYLSRNLKQQADIIFMPYNYLLDAKSRRAHNIDLKGTIVIFDEAHNVEKMCEESASFDLTPRDVTSGLEAIDQVLEEQTRVAQQGELHLEFSGDTLSSGLSMELEDIAKLKMILLRLEGAIDAVQLPGNDSGITKPGSFVFELFAEAQITFQTKGCILDSLDQIIQHLAGRTGVFTNTAGLQKLADIIQIVFNVEPPNSSLGSMVGPGVSQSYKVHIHPDTSHRRAAQQSDAWSATASRKPGKVLSYWCFSPGHSMRELVHQGVRTLILTSGTLAPLSSFALEMQIPFPVCLENPHVIDRHQLWVGVIPRGPDGAQLSSAFDKRFSEECLSSLGKALGNIARVVPHGLLVFFPSYPVMEKSLEFWKARDLAKKVEALKPLFVEPRSKGSFAEVIDAYYQQIASPGSSGATFLAVCRGKASEGLDFSDVNGRGVVVTGLPYPPRMDPRVVLKMQFLDEMRNQSGTGGQFLSGHEWYRQQASRAVNQAIGRVIRHRHDYGAVFLCDHRFTYADARAQLPSWVRPYLKVYDNFGPVIRDVAQFFRVAQKTIPAPPPRAVAPGVHKGEAAVRVTTLPTSLLNTRKATSLDVHVPSLKQRTTGSPANRDPESSLYVEYEQELVPAQQRPMGLLAALEHSEQRAGMPGDEACSREEEVPGCSTLSLRCEKRLASEQRAGRRKVRLVSCLQEEPAASAQAGRAKLFMVTVKQALSQVSFDTFTRALQDYKSSDDFEALVACLSRLFAEDPKKHTLLQGFYQFVRPHHKQQFEDICFQLTGQGCGYQPEHSLPHGQRAQPALDPTGLPPALGTVLGHGEHVSSRSRETEPKLTLSKGVAEQLDPGEHLNQGRPHLSTRPTPPGDPGSCPQVGSGVKPGQPAVSTYLADVRKALGSTGCSQLLTALRTYKQDDNLDRVLGVLAALTTARPEDFPLLKRFSMFVRPHHKQRFLQTCSDLMGLPATSTGSELPGPQDERPSMPPELALEAPLPGPSQWEKPGKSQTKISSFLRQRPAGSKRAEGTTTGPPHRHKKPEWGF
- the Rtel1 gene encoding regulator of telomere elongation helicase 1 isoform X7, whose product is MSTGVHEQGPGMSSEACYTDIPKIIYASRTHSQLTQVISELRNTSYRPRICVLGSREQLCIHPEVKKQESNHMQIHLCRKKVASRSCHFYNNVEEKSLEQELATPILDIEDLVRSGSKHKVCPYYLSRNLKQQADIIFMPYNYLLDAKSRRAHNIDLKGTIVIFDEAHNVEKMCEESASFDLTPRDVTSGLEAIDQVLEEQTRVAQQGELHLEFSGDTLSSGLSMELEDIAKLKMILLRLEGAIDAVQLPGNDSGITKPGSFVFELFAEAQITFQTKGCILDSLDQIIQHLAGRTGVFTNTAGLQKLADIIQIVFNVEPPNSSLGSMVGPGVSQSYKVHIHPDTSHRRAAQQSDAWSATASRKPGKVLSYWCFSPGHSMRELVHQGVRTLILTSGTLAPLSSFALEMQIPFPVCLENPHVIDRHQLWVGVIPRGPDGAQLSSAFDKRFSEECLSSLGKALGNIARVVPHGLLVFFPSYPVMEKSLEFWKARDLAKKVEALKPLFVEPRSKGSFAEVIDAYYQQIASPGSSGATFLAVCRGKASEGLDFSDVNGRGVVVTGLPYPPRMDPRVVLKMQFLDEMRNQSGTGGQFLSGHEWYRQQASRAVNQAIGRVIRHRHDYGAVFLCDHRFTYADARAQLPSWVRPYLKVYDNFGPVIRDVAQFFRVAQKTIPAPPPRAVAPGVHKGEAAVRVTTLPTSLLNTRKATSLDVHVPSLKQRTTGSPANRDPESSLYVEYEQELVPAQQRPMGLLAALEHSEQRAGMPGDEACSREEEVPGCSTLSLRCEKRLASEQRAGRRKVRLVSCLQEEPAASAQAGRAKLFMVTVKQALSQVSFDTFTRALQDYKSSDDFEALVACLSRLFAEDPKKHTLLQGFYQFVRPHHKQQFEDICFQLTGQGCGYQPEHSLPHGQRAQPALDPTGLPPALGTVLGHGEHVSSRSRETEPKLTLSKGVAEQLDPGEHLNQGRPHLSTRPTPPGDPGSCPQVGSGVKPGQPAVSTYLADVRKALGSTGCSQLLTALRTYKQDDNLDRVLGVLAALTTARPEDFPLLKRFSMFVRPHHKQRFLQTCSDLMGLPATSTGSELPGPQDERPSMPPELALEAPLPGPSQWEKPGKSQTKISSFLRQRPAGSKRAEGTTTGPPHRHKKPEWAGFMCQGCGAEDTVPFQCPSCDFHRCWACWRQHLQASRTCPACHVATRKQSITQIFWLEPQ
- the Rtel1 gene encoding regulator of telomere elongation helicase 1 isoform X8, with product MPKLVLNGVTVDFPFQPYQCQQEYMSKVLECLQKKENGILESPTGTGKTLCLLCSTLAWREHLRDAISARKIAERVQGELFLNQALSSWGNNAAEGDSIACYTDIPKIIYASRTHSQLTQVISELRNTSYRPRICVLGSREQLCIHPEVKKQESNHMQIHLCRKKVASRSCHFYNNVEEKSLEQELATPILDIEDLVRSGSKHKVCPYYLSRNLKQQADIIFMPYNYLLDAKSRRAHNIDLKGTIVIFDEAHNVEKMCEESASFDLTPRDVTSGLEAIDQVLEEQTRVAQQGELHLEFSGDTLSSGLSMELEDIAKLKMILLRLEGAIDAVQLPGNDSGITKPGSFVFELFAEAQITFQTKGCILDSLDQIIQHLAGRTGVFTNTAGLQKLADIIQIVFNVEPPNSSLGSMVGPGVSQSYKVHIHPDTSHRRAAQQSDAWSATASRKPGKVLSYWCFSPGHSMRELVHQGVRTLILTSGTLAPLSSFALEMQIPFPVCLENPHVIDRHQLWVGVIPRGPDGAQLSSAFDKRFSEECLSSLGKALGNIARVVPHGLLVFFPSYPVMEKSLEFWKARDLAKKVEALKPLFVEPRSKGSFAEVIDAYYQQIASPGSSGATFLAVCRGKASEGLDFSDVNGRGVVVTGLPYPPRMDPRVVLKMQFLDEMRNQSGTGGQFLSGHEWYRQQASRAVNQAIGRVIRHRHDYGAVFLCDHRFTYADARAQLPSWVRPYLKVYDNFGPVIRDVAQFFRVAQKTIPAPPPRAVAPGVHKGEAAVRVTTLPTSLLNTRKATSLDVHVPSLKQRTTGSPANRDPESSLYVEYEQELVPAQQRPMGLLAALEHSEQRAGMPGDEACSREEEVPGCSTLSLRCEKRLASEQRAGRRKVRLVSCLEEPAASAQAGRAKLFMVTVKQALSQVSFDTFTRALQDYKSSDDFEALVACLSRLFAEDPKKHTLLQGFYQFVRPHHKQQFEDICFQLTGQGCGYQPEHSLPHGQRAQPALDPTGLPPALGTVLGHGEHVSSRSRETEPKLTLSKGVAEQLDPGEHLNQGRPHLSTRPTPPGDPGSCPQVGSGVKPGQPAVSTYLADVRKALGSTGCSQLLTALRTYKQDDNLDRVLGVLAALTTARPEDFPLLKRFSMFVRPHHKQRFLQTCSDLMGLPATSTGSELPGPQDERPSMPPELALEAPLPGPSQWEKPGKSQTKISSFLRQRPAGSKRAEGTTTGPPHRHKKPEWGFMCQGCGAEDTVPFQCPSCDFHRCWACWRQHLQASRTCPACHVATRKQSITQIFWLEPQ